In Cerasicoccus sp. TK19100, one DNA window encodes the following:
- the leuD gene encoding 3-isopropylmalate dehydratase small subunit produces MTTLPAIKQVSGRAVPVPGDDVDTDRIIPARFMKCVTFDGLGEYAFYDVRFDGDGNKKKHPLNEERFDGASIMLVGSNFGCGSSREHAPQSLHKFGVRAIIGLSYAEIFFGNSTTLGIPCVSVSEADRDALVKIVDADPSTEISIDLEGKKVTAAGQEFDLQMNESAREALLNAEWDALALLLKDPQDIEAVAGKLYSV; encoded by the coding sequence ATGACCACCCTTCCCGCAATTAAGCAAGTTTCTGGCCGCGCCGTTCCCGTGCCCGGCGACGACGTCGATACCGACCGCATCATCCCGGCGCGCTTCATGAAGTGCGTCACTTTCGACGGCCTCGGCGAATACGCCTTCTACGACGTGCGCTTCGATGGCGACGGCAACAAGAAGAAGCACCCGCTCAACGAAGAGCGCTTCGACGGCGCCTCGATCATGCTCGTGGGCTCAAACTTCGGCTGCGGCAGCTCTCGTGAGCATGCCCCGCAAAGCCTGCACAAGTTCGGCGTCCGCGCGATCATTGGCCTTAGCTACGCGGAAATTTTCTTCGGCAACTCGACCACGCTCGGCATCCCCTGCGTGAGCGTTTCCGAAGCCGACCGCGACGCCCTCGTCAAGATCGTCGACGCCGATCCGAGCACCGAGATCTCCATCGACCTCGAAGGCAAAAAGGTCACCGCCGCTGGCCAAGAGTTCGACCTGCAAATGAACGAGTCCGCCCGCGAAGCCCTGCTCAACGCCGAGTGGGACGCCCTCGCGCTGCTCCTCAAGGACCCGCAGGACATCGAAGCCGTCGCCGGTAAGCTTTACAGCGTGTAA
- the ffh gene encoding signal recognition particle protein, giving the protein MLESLTDRMTSAIRNLRGVGKLSEENMAEALKEVRTALLSADVHFKVARQFINNVKEKAEGQEVLKSVTPGQQIIKIINDELVGLLGEGTTELVQKKPLRIMMVGLHGAGKTTTSAKLAKRMVKQGYKPALIACDVYRPAAIDQLETLGQREEIPVYTDRDSKDVPKIGKQGLAWAKEQERDLIIFDTAGRLQIDEDLVQEIIKLKQEIQPDEVLLVADSALGQEAVNVAQHFNEAVQLTGIVLTKLDGDARGGAALSMKAITEVPIKFMGTGEKMDEFDVFHPDRMAQRILGMGDVVSLVEKAQETIDQDEAERLAEKMKKADFDLEDFLSQMRQIKKMGSIGGIMKMLPGAHDLEIGDEHEQQLKRTEAMILSMTPHERRNPQIINGSRRKRIANGSGMEVRDLNQLLKQFGQMRKMMKMMKGGKGRKQMMRMAKQMGAGGGGMPGMPGM; this is encoded by the coding sequence ATGCTCGAATCCTTAACAGACCGCATGACATCCGCCATCCGCAATTTGCGGGGGGTCGGGAAGTTGTCCGAGGAAAACATGGCCGAGGCGCTCAAGGAAGTGCGCACGGCGCTGCTTTCGGCGGACGTGCACTTCAAGGTCGCGCGGCAGTTCATCAACAACGTTAAGGAAAAGGCGGAGGGGCAGGAAGTTCTGAAGTCCGTCACCCCGGGCCAGCAGATCATCAAAATTATCAACGATGAGCTGGTCGGCCTCTTGGGTGAAGGGACCACAGAGCTCGTCCAGAAAAAGCCGCTGCGCATCATGATGGTCGGTTTGCACGGTGCGGGTAAAACGACCACCTCCGCCAAGCTCGCCAAGCGCATGGTCAAGCAGGGCTACAAGCCCGCGCTCATCGCGTGTGACGTCTATCGCCCGGCCGCCATCGACCAGCTCGAAACCCTCGGCCAGCGCGAGGAAATCCCGGTCTACACCGACCGCGATTCCAAGGACGTGCCGAAGATCGGTAAGCAGGGCCTCGCCTGGGCCAAGGAGCAAGAGCGCGACCTGATCATTTTCGATACCGCTGGCCGCCTGCAGATCGATGAGGACCTGGTCCAGGAAATCATCAAGCTCAAGCAGGAGATCCAGCCGGACGAAGTGCTACTCGTCGCGGACTCCGCGCTCGGCCAGGAGGCGGTTAACGTCGCCCAGCATTTCAATGAAGCGGTCCAGCTGACCGGAATTGTGCTGACCAAGCTCGATGGTGACGCCCGTGGTGGTGCCGCCCTGTCGATGAAGGCCATCACCGAAGTGCCGATCAAGTTCATGGGCACGGGCGAGAAGATGGACGAGTTCGACGTCTTCCACCCCGACCGCATGGCCCAGCGCATCCTCGGCATGGGCGACGTCGTATCGCTCGTCGAGAAGGCCCAGGAAACCATCGATCAGGACGAGGCCGAGCGCCTTGCCGAGAAGATGAAGAAGGCCGATTTCGACCTGGAAGACTTCCTCAGCCAGATGCGCCAGATCAAGAAAATGGGCTCCATCGGCGGCATCATGAAGATGCTCCCCGGCGCGCACGATCTGGAGATTGGCGACGAGCACGAGCAGCAGCTCAAGCGTACCGAAGCCATGATTTTATCCATGACGCCACACGAGCGTCGCAACCCGCAAATCATCAACGGCAGCCGCCGCAAACGCATAGCGAATGGCTCCGGCATGGAAGTGCGTGACCTGAACCAGCTGCTCAAGCAGTTCGGCCAGATGCGCAAAATGATGAAGATGATGAAGGGTGGCAAAGGCCGGAAGCAAATGATGCGCATGGCCAAGCAAATGGGCGCAGGTGGCGGCGGTATGCCAGGCATGCCCGGCATGTAA
- a CDS encoding FAD-dependent oxidoreductase, giving the protein MNAIDPSHQLPIVKSVDVLILGGTSGAITLALEAKQSGLSVFVVAPRTYLGEDICGAYRFWPAADHQQEDALADGIFAAPKPPTPLRVKTALEQALVDADIPFLFNTSPAGLLRDAEGRISGAVIAHRGGRQGVRARMVVDATLDGLVLEQAGSPVHRPQGEQSVTWVTVTEGEGRSAEGIASERLPGYEFEEMQLAARRYQLTVDFGDGSPAARGKALNQAMRVCWTPEEFRCQSALRPALPATDAQPALRSLMMQPGLLAFTEAAQLSAGAEYIFTDPARSLALGRNLGSALQSILPPKYTGPLTATCAGAVTVESGEIRALAQGLRPNDPITEAIQFDASSAPVLGEYDVVVVGGGTGGAPAAIGAARAGASTLALEACSALGGVGTVGQIGRYWYGNRVGFTSEIDKGVAQLEPKKKFQGGKGAWSVSAKAHWFLETGASEGAEYWLNTFCVGTWIVDNAICGVLVAGPNGYGLVKAKAVIDSTGCADVIAATGTPTRVIGKDHVAVQGVGLAGIKPDRDYQNSDHSFSDDTDVVDATAFFVSSRKKFPNDFDSGELVDSRERRQIFGDYSITAVDILFQRRFPDTICVASSNFDTHGFTIDPSFMVIPPNKDRLWADVPLRCLLPQGLEGVMATGLGVSAHRDALPVIRMQPDVQNHGYAAGYLGAISARTGQKLRDIDVKEVQRHLVEIGSLPERVLTDEDTFPVADEVLAEQVANGWDQASGVALILREKDRSLPLLRQAYNALGGERTAQSLRYAQLIALMGDNQAQAEIAEKISNSEWDTGWNYTGMGQFGMSMSPLDGLIVALAESGDASAWPVILEKIATLQSGMEFSHFRAVGMACEVLNARHPNPEAAAALAALLDLPGITGHALTSQAVYNAAVDEDMCNTQTRNVSLIELHLARALYNCGDADGRAAAILSQYAQDLRGHFARHAAALLASDTLSSETGQVLASRS; this is encoded by the coding sequence ATGAACGCAATTGACCCTTCGCACCAGCTCCCCATCGTAAAATCCGTAGACGTGCTCATCCTTGGTGGCACATCCGGCGCGATCACGCTCGCGCTTGAGGCCAAGCAGAGCGGGTTGTCCGTCTTTGTCGTCGCCCCGCGCACCTACCTGGGCGAAGACATCTGCGGCGCCTACCGTTTTTGGCCAGCCGCCGACCACCAGCAAGAGGACGCACTCGCTGACGGCATTTTCGCCGCCCCCAAGCCGCCGACTCCCCTGCGGGTAAAAACCGCGCTGGAGCAGGCCCTCGTCGACGCAGACATCCCCTTCCTCTTTAACACCTCGCCCGCCGGGCTGCTGCGCGATGCCGAAGGCCGCATCTCCGGTGCCGTCATCGCCCACCGTGGTGGTCGCCAGGGCGTCCGCGCTCGCATGGTAGTCGACGCCACCCTCGATGGCCTCGTGTTGGAGCAGGCCGGCTCGCCAGTCCACCGTCCGCAGGGTGAGCAATCCGTCACCTGGGTCACCGTCACTGAGGGCGAAGGCCGCAGCGCCGAGGGCATTGCCAGCGAACGTCTCCCCGGCTACGAATTTGAAGAAATGCAGCTCGCCGCCCGTCGCTACCAGTTGACGGTCGACTTCGGCGATGGCTCCCCCGCCGCCCGCGGCAAAGCGCTGAACCAAGCCATGCGTGTCTGCTGGACTCCCGAGGAGTTCCGCTGCCAAAGCGCGCTGCGCCCCGCGCTGCCCGCCACTGACGCCCAGCCCGCGCTGCGCAGCCTGATGATGCAGCCCGGCCTGCTCGCCTTTACCGAAGCCGCCCAGCTCAGCGCCGGTGCCGAATACATCTTCACCGATCCCGCGCGCTCACTCGCGCTGGGTCGCAACCTGGGCTCGGCACTGCAATCCATTTTGCCTCCGAAATACACCGGCCCGCTGACCGCCACTTGCGCAGGAGCCGTCACGGTTGAATCCGGCGAAATCCGCGCTCTGGCCCAAGGCCTACGCCCCAACGATCCCATCACCGAGGCCATCCAGTTTGACGCCTCCTCCGCTCCCGTCCTGGGCGAATACGATGTGGTCGTGGTTGGCGGCGGCACGGGTGGCGCACCCGCAGCCATTGGCGCAGCCCGCGCCGGTGCCAGCACCTTGGCCCTCGAAGCCTGCTCCGCACTCGGTGGCGTCGGCACCGTTGGCCAGATCGGCCGCTATTGGTATGGCAACCGCGTCGGCTTCACCTCGGAGATCGATAAGGGCGTCGCCCAGCTCGAACCCAAAAAGAAATTCCAGGGCGGCAAAGGCGCGTGGTCCGTCTCAGCCAAGGCCCACTGGTTCCTCGAGACTGGTGCCAGCGAAGGCGCGGAATATTGGCTAAACACTTTTTGTGTCGGCACATGGATCGTCGACAACGCCATTTGCGGCGTGCTGGTGGCTGGCCCGAACGGCTATGGCCTCGTGAAGGCCAAGGCCGTGATCGACAGCACCGGCTGCGCGGACGTCATTGCCGCGACGGGCACGCCAACACGCGTCATTGGTAAGGATCACGTGGCCGTGCAGGGGGTTGGTCTCGCCGGCATCAAGCCCGACCGCGATTATCAAAACTCCGACCACAGCTTCTCCGACGACACAGACGTGGTCGACGCGACCGCGTTCTTCGTCAGCTCGCGCAAGAAATTCCCGAACGACTTCGACTCCGGCGAGCTCGTGGACTCCCGTGAGCGCCGGCAAATCTTTGGCGATTACTCAATCACCGCGGTCGACATTCTCTTCCAGCGCCGCTTCCCGGACACCATTTGTGTGGCCAGCTCGAACTTCGACACGCATGGCTTCACCATCGACCCAAGCTTCATGGTGATCCCGCCAAACAAGGACCGCCTCTGGGCCGACGTGCCACTGCGCTGCCTGCTGCCGCAAGGCCTCGAAGGCGTCATGGCAACGGGACTCGGCGTCAGCGCGCACCGCGACGCGCTCCCCGTGATCCGCATGCAGCCCGACGTGCAAAACCACGGCTATGCCGCAGGTTACCTGGGCGCGATTTCCGCGCGCACCGGCCAGAAACTGCGCGATATCGACGTGAAGGAAGTCCAGCGCCACCTCGTGGAAATCGGCAGCTTGCCCGAGCGCGTCCTGACCGATGAGGACACCTTCCCCGTGGCCGACGAAGTGCTCGCCGAACAAGTCGCCAACGGTTGGGACCAGGCCAGCGGCGTCGCCCTGATCTTGCGCGAAAAGGACCGCAGCCTTCCCCTGCTTCGCCAGGCATACAACGCACTCGGCGGCGAACGCACTGCGCAGTCCCTGCGTTACGCACAGCTCATCGCCCTGATGGGTGATAACCAAGCGCAAGCGGAGATCGCGGAGAAAATTTCCAACAGCGAATGGGACACCGGCTGGAATTACACCGGCATGGGCCAATTTGGCATGAGCATGTCTCCGCTCGACGGCCTGATCGTCGCGCTTGCCGAATCCGGCGATGCATCCGCCTGGCCCGTCATTCTGGAGAAAATTGCCACGCTGCAAAGCGGTATGGAGTTCTCACACTTCCGCGCCGTAGGCATGGCTTGCGAGGTGCTCAATGCCCGCCACCCGAACCCGGAAGCCGCGGCCGCCCTGGCCGCGCTGCTGGATCTACCGGGCATCACCGGCCACGCATTGACCAGCCAAGCCGTTTACAATGCCGCAGTGGACGAAGATATGTGCAACACGCAGACGCGCAATGTCTCCCTGATCGAGCTGCACCTGGCCCGCGCACTGTATAACTGCGGCGACGCCGACGGCCGAGCAGCGGCCATCCTCAGCCAATACGCCCAGGATTTGCGCGGCCACTTCGCCCGCCACGCCGCCGCCCTGCTCGCCAGCGACACCCTCAGCAGCGAAACGGGCCAAGTCCTCGCCAGCCGCAGCTAA
- a CDS encoding GNAT family N-acetyltransferase, with protein sequence MAFRLAKESDLPTLVELLRQLSKVESDFPFNAEKQRAGLQLLYEKRDAYVFVVEMGGMIAGMATIQEQISTVEGGVVGLVEDVVVHTSFRGKGVGKEMMDHLKATAEVKGYKRLQLLADINNTSGESFYASQDWQPTQLKQWRWLPEPESAIC encoded by the coding sequence ATGGCATTTCGCCTCGCCAAAGAATCCGACCTGCCCACCCTCGTCGAGCTGCTGCGCCAGCTATCCAAAGTCGAGAGTGACTTCCCCTTCAACGCCGAGAAACAGCGCGCCGGCCTGCAACTGCTTTATGAGAAGCGGGATGCGTATGTGTTTGTCGTCGAAATGGGCGGCATGATCGCGGGCATGGCCACGATTCAGGAGCAAATTTCAACCGTCGAGGGCGGCGTGGTCGGCCTGGTGGAAGACGTCGTCGTGCACACGAGTTTTCGCGGTAAAGGCGTGGGCAAGGAAATGATGGACCACCTCAAAGCGACCGCCGAAGTCAAAGGCTATAAGCGCCTCCAGCTTCTCGCCGACATCAACAACACCAGCGGCGAAAGCTTCTACGCCTCCCAGGACTGGCAGCCCACCCAGCTCAAGCAATGGCGCTGGCTACCGGAACCGGAATCAGCCATTTGCTGA
- a CDS encoding AraC family transcriptional regulator, with amino-acid sequence MPDSFGPPQYSLGLTYDKHVDPDHRVHLMTTDLYYISWYIRSGHAEIKCNGQTFQAGAGQWVFIDPFTRRSHRLWGDPVLVSIRFRLSWRGLDYLPPQLGIRVVDGGNLGQLLAAAEALCEADQGELPPTSAAYFRRQSLFFRYLEQWRRQRETFGVAEHFPRDQRVFAIIEHLASHLSIQPIDYAGLQRAVGLSRAQINRIFQRETGMSPRQWMVARCLDEAQQRIRQGSQSLKEIAALLGFFDASHFTRWHRRQTGRSPTDWREMQDV; translated from the coding sequence TTGCCAGACAGCTTTGGCCCGCCGCAATATAGCCTGGGGCTGACCTATGATAAGCACGTTGATCCTGATCATCGCGTGCATTTGATGACGACTGACCTTTACTATATCAGCTGGTATATTCGCTCGGGGCATGCGGAAATCAAGTGCAACGGCCAAACCTTTCAAGCCGGGGCAGGGCAATGGGTGTTCATTGACCCGTTTACGCGGCGTTCGCACCGGCTTTGGGGCGATCCGGTACTCGTTTCGATCCGATTTCGGCTGTCTTGGCGCGGGCTGGATTACCTGCCGCCACAACTGGGCATACGCGTGGTCGATGGGGGCAACCTTGGGCAGCTTTTGGCTGCGGCTGAGGCGCTTTGTGAGGCTGATCAAGGCGAGCTGCCGCCGACTTCGGCAGCGTATTTTCGGCGGCAGTCTCTGTTTTTTCGCTATCTGGAGCAGTGGCGGCGTCAGCGGGAAACTTTTGGCGTGGCGGAGCATTTTCCCCGCGACCAGCGGGTGTTCGCGATCATTGAGCACCTGGCCTCACACTTGTCGATCCAGCCAATCGATTACGCTGGGCTGCAACGGGCAGTTGGGCTCTCGCGCGCGCAGATAAACCGCATTTTTCAACGAGAAACCGGGATGAGCCCGCGGCAATGGATGGTTGCGCGCTGCCTCGACGAGGCCCAGCAGCGCATCCGCCAGGGGAGCCAATCACTCAAGGAAATCGCGGCCCTGCTCGGTTTTTTTGACGCCTCACATTTCACCCGCTGGCACCGTCGGCAAACGGGACGCTCGCCGACGGATTGGCGGGAAATGCAGGATGTATAA
- a CDS encoding polysaccharide deacetylase family protein, with product MNTLCLKISFCAVALNAGLLAQPILHMNATDGSTLELDWETAEGQQYRLEQSGDLVEWDPVEGYPQVGSGLDKNYVSDTLALPAFFRVSTDPQQLFYVPFPDDGLRYDAYEEFDGPRWPAVYGEGHVTLWHKGKFSAYSITIDDNNSPDFPFWLEVGETYGWRLTWFVIVYPYTWDIYNDKPGNNTGYFGTLAEWKTLHDLGHDIQLHGACGSMNNQTNAEYEDQIVRSINVMEEATGTKILTFAYPCGKLTNPAGTEDYLEIIKRYTISARGGVGNSVASVHRTNYHTVPGIGVNELTDGGPNTLFTRYDDRRSYLYSSYRGWVVTLYHGISDEAPILETLDWVKAHEDEFWVAAYTDVAKYAQQRETATLDIGAVATTRIEYTVSDRMDDAIFDHPLTVKIRVDSTWSDVSATQDGQAITAYIVQHEGNNYVYSEPVPDRGLVVLTKMP from the coding sequence ATGAATACCCTTTGTCTGAAGATTTCCTTCTGTGCCGTAGCGCTCAATGCCGGGCTTTTGGCGCAACCGATCTTGCACATGAATGCTACTGATGGTTCAACGCTTGAGCTCGATTGGGAAACTGCCGAGGGGCAGCAGTATCGGCTGGAGCAGTCGGGCGACCTCGTGGAGTGGGATCCAGTTGAGGGCTACCCGCAGGTTGGCTCTGGTCTGGATAAAAACTACGTTAGCGATACGTTGGCGCTGCCTGCGTTTTTCCGTGTGTCCACTGATCCGCAGCAGCTGTTTTATGTGCCGTTCCCGGATGATGGCCTGCGATACGATGCGTATGAGGAGTTCGATGGTCCGCGTTGGCCGGCTGTTTACGGCGAAGGCCATGTTACTTTGTGGCACAAAGGTAAATTTTCGGCTTACTCGATTACCATTGATGACAACAACTCACCGGACTTTCCATTCTGGTTGGAAGTCGGTGAAACATATGGCTGGCGTCTCACGTGGTTCGTCATTGTTTACCCTTACACGTGGGATATTTACAACGACAAACCCGGCAACAACACCGGCTACTTTGGCACGCTTGCAGAATGGAAAACGCTGCACGATCTCGGGCACGACATCCAACTACACGGAGCGTGCGGCTCAATGAACAATCAGACCAACGCCGAATACGAAGACCAAATTGTTCGATCGATTAACGTCATGGAGGAGGCGACGGGCACTAAGATTCTCACCTTCGCCTATCCCTGTGGTAAGCTGACGAATCCCGCCGGCACCGAGGACTATTTGGAAATCATTAAACGCTACACCATTTCGGCGCGCGGCGGCGTGGGCAATAGTGTGGCTTCCGTGCATCGGACTAACTACCACACGGTGCCGGGGATTGGCGTGAATGAGCTGACCGACGGCGGGCCTAACACACTCTTTACGCGCTACGATGATCGACGCAGCTACCTGTATTCGTCTTACCGGGGCTGGGTCGTTACGCTTTATCATGGGATCTCCGATGAAGCCCCGATTCTTGAAACCCTCGACTGGGTGAAGGCGCATGAAGACGAGTTCTGGGTCGCCGCCTACACCGACGTCGCCAAGTATGCGCAACAGCGTGAAACTGCGACGCTTGACATTGGTGCCGTCGCCACGACCCGCATTGAATACACGGTTAGCGACCGCATGGATGACGCCATTTTCGACCACCCGCTAACGGTGAAAATTCGTGTCGACTCAACATGGTCCGACGTCAGCGCAACGCAAGATGGGCAAGCCATCACCGCTTACATAGTGCAGCACGAGGGCAATAACTACGTTTACAGCGAGCCGGTTCCTGATCGCGGCCTGGTCGTGCTTACGAAGATGCCGTAA
- a CDS encoding alpha/beta hydrolase: MAFIQCDFYSEVLGMSTSMNVILPQATRSQIGMEGAVGQGRHKTLWLLHGRSDDHTIWMRRTSIERYVASLGLAVIMPQANLSFYNNIIGGARYGDFFENELPELARSFFPLSDRREDNYIAGLSMGGYGAMKLALTHPERYAAAASLSGAVDLQALCNVDEPARQEFMRFVFKDKVSEITGSKADLFQLLSDAKANQVDLPKLYACCGRQDFLIEHNRAFVAKCAELDIPLKYTENAGTHEWGYWDNMIQEVLEWLPGVGA; the protein is encoded by the coding sequence ATGGCGTTTATCCAGTGTGATTTTTACTCCGAGGTGCTGGGCATGTCCACCAGCATGAACGTGATCCTGCCGCAAGCCACGCGCAGCCAAATCGGCATGGAAGGTGCCGTCGGCCAAGGCCGCCACAAAACACTATGGCTGCTCCATGGCCGCTCGGACGACCACACCATTTGGATGCGCCGCACCTCGATCGAGCGCTACGTCGCCAGCCTCGGCCTGGCCGTCATCATGCCGCAGGCCAACCTGTCGTTTTACAACAACATCATCGGCGGAGCCCGCTACGGGGACTTTTTTGAAAACGAACTGCCCGAGCTGGCACGGTCGTTTTTTCCGCTCTCCGACCGGCGCGAGGATAACTACATCGCCGGGCTGTCCATGGGGGGCTACGGCGCGATGAAGCTCGCCCTGACCCACCCCGAGCGTTACGCCGCCGCCGCCAGCCTATCCGGCGCGGTGGATCTGCAGGCCCTCTGCAATGTCGATGAACCTGCCCGCCAGGAGTTCATGCGCTTCGTCTTCAAAGACAAGGTAAGCGAAATCACCGGCTCCAAGGCCGACCTCTTCCAACTCCTGTCCGACGCCAAGGCCAATCAAGTCGACCTGCCCAAGCTCTACGCCTGCTGTGGCCGCCAAGACTTCCTCATCGAGCACAACCGCGCCTTCGTCGCCAAGTGCGCCGAGCTGGATATCCCGCTGAAATACACGGAGAACGCCGGCACGCACGAATGGGGCTACTGGGACAACATGATCCAGGAAGTCCTCGAATGGCTGCCCGGCGTGGGCGCATAA
- a CDS encoding SRPBCC family protein has translation MPKYSVERSILINAPRGKVYATVRDFHQWPQWSPWLICEPDAKLDFAKDGRSYAWIGQYIGEGNIAVTTENEGVAIDYRLTFIKPFKAVSKVRFEFGNAGEQTKVTWKMDSSLPIFLFFLTGMMKNMIGMDYERGLKMLRNYIEKGDRLSQLDIIGEESFTGFNYLGLRRQCAIAEVGPHMEEDFATIMQATEAAGIQPSGAPFSIYHKWDIGKARVDYTIGIPVTNGETPDGLLRGEIPSGKVYSIKLTGPYELLGNAWSAGITRQRSKVFKCGQHPPFETYQNDPRETDERELVTVVHFPLK, from the coding sequence ATGCCCAAATATTCCGTCGAACGGTCCATCCTGATCAACGCGCCGCGCGGTAAAGTTTACGCCACCGTGCGGGATTTCCACCAGTGGCCACAGTGGTCGCCGTGGCTCATTTGCGAGCCCGACGCCAAGCTGGACTTCGCCAAAGACGGCCGCAGCTACGCCTGGATCGGCCAGTATATTGGCGAGGGCAACATCGCCGTGACCACCGAAAACGAGGGCGTCGCCATCGACTACCGGTTGACTTTCATCAAGCCGTTCAAGGCCGTCAGCAAGGTGCGTTTCGAGTTCGGCAATGCCGGTGAACAGACTAAGGTCACCTGGAAAATGGACAGCTCGCTGCCGATTTTTCTCTTTTTCCTGACCGGCATGATGAAAAACATGATCGGCATGGATTACGAGCGCGGCCTCAAGATGCTGCGCAATTACATCGAAAAAGGTGACCGCTTGTCGCAGCTGGATATCATTGGTGAGGAGTCATTTACGGGATTCAATTATCTGGGCCTGCGCCGCCAGTGCGCGATCGCCGAAGTAGGCCCCCACATGGAGGAGGACTTCGCCACCATCATGCAGGCGACCGAAGCCGCCGGCATCCAGCCCTCGGGAGCGCCCTTTTCCATCTACCACAAGTGGGACATCGGCAAGGCGCGCGTGGACTACACGATCGGCATCCCCGTGACCAATGGCGAGACCCCGGATGGGCTGCTGCGGGGTGAGATTCCCAGCGGCAAGGTTTACTCGATTAAACTTACTGGCCCCTACGAGCTGCTCGGCAATGCCTGGTCCGCAGGTATCACCCGCCAGCGCAGCAAGGTCTTTAAATGTGGCCAGCACCCGCCGTTTGAAACTTACCAGAACGACCCGCGCGAGACGGACGAGCGCGAGCTGGTGACCGTAGTTCATTTCCCGCTCAAGTAA
- a CDS encoding FeoB-associated Cys-rich membrane protein has translation MIESIIVAAIVIAAAVFLFQNWRKSNAGKKVGCQGKSCGCDKPKKN, from the coding sequence ATGATCGAGTCCATCATCGTCGCCGCCATTGTGATTGCTGCCGCCGTGTTTCTTTTCCAGAACTGGCGCAAGTCAAACGCAGGTAAAAAGGTGGGCTGCCAGGGCAAAAGCTGCGGCTGCGATAAGCCGAAGAAAAACTGA